A stretch of DNA from Hydrogenophaga sp. SL48:
AAAGCCGTGTGACCCATAGCAGCATCAGAGGTGCAATCAACCAGAGCAACTCGGGCGTGCGATAAAGCTCCGTCACCTCGGGGCTGTGGATGTACAGCGCGAGCACCAGAACAGAGAGATAACCGCTGGCCGCGCCCAGGCCTTGGAGCATCATGGTGTCTTCGGTGGCATATTCGCGGCCGCGCAGCTTGCCCAGCACTTTGCCAATGATCTGCTCCTCCTTTCGCACTTCCACCAACTCTGCCACCCGCTTGACCATGGCCAGCGAAAGAAAGATGAACATTGAAAAGGCCAGCAACCAGAATGACAGGCTAATGCTCGCAGCAAACGCGCCTGCGATGATCCGCAAGGTGTAAAGACCGGCCAGAACGATCACGTCCAGACTGGCAACGCGCTTCAGCCGCAGGGAATACAGAAGAGTGACGACCAGGTAAGCAACCAACGCAACCTGAAAGCCACCAGGCAACAGCAAGGAAAGGCCCAGCCCTGTCAGCAACAGCAGCGATGCCGCCGCAATGCCCGCACGAATATCAATGGCCCCTGCCGCAAAAGGGCGGTTGCGCTTCTTGTGGTGGTGCCTGTCGGCATCAAGATCAAGCAGGTCGTTGATGATGTAAGTGGCCGAAGCACAGGCTCCGAAACAAACAAACGCCAGCGCTGCGGCAGCGAGCGCTTCCCAGTTCAGCACTTCATGGGCGGTCATGACCGGAACGAACAAGAGGAGGTTCTTGAGCCATTGCTGTAGCCTGATCGCCCGCAGCCAGGTTCGCCAGTCCGTGGGAGGCTGCGGGATGTCCCGATGTGGTATGCCCATTGCAGCCACCTCACGGACAACTGACCGAGGGGCGTTGACTGTCACGGCGCCCCCCGCCCTGACCCAGACAGCAATGTCCACCCTTCCGTTGGCAACATACTCGAAGCGACCCGCCCCGAACTGGCGCTCCAGCAACACCGCTTTCTGTCCCCCGATCAGGTTGCAGTCAGGCGTGGACCCCAACACGTCATCAAACAAGCCAACGTGATCTGCGACCTTTTTCGCCAGCCCGATGTGGCTACCCGTGACGAGGAGCACACGGCGACCATCCTGCCTTGCTTGCCTGATCAGTTCAATGACCTCTGACCGGTACGGCAACACCGCAACATCCGGCTGGGCATGCTTGGCCAGTTGGGCCTTCATGTGGCTCCGGCCCTTCAGCATCCACCAGGGAAGCAGCAGGACCAACCAGGGACGCCCCTTCACAGCAGCGAGAAGTGACTCAAACGTCAGATCTGAACGAATCAATGTTCCGTCCAGATCAACGCATAAAGCGGTTGCAGCCCGCCCACAATCAGATTCTCGTTCCATAGGAGAAGTATATTAGTGGCTTGCGAAGACTCCCCCTACAAACGGATGACAAACTCGTGACCCGATCGACAGTCCTGCTGATTCTGGCGAATGTGGCCATGACTTCGCTTGCCCAGATCATTCTCAAGTTTGGGATGAGTTCTCCGGAGGTGGCTCGTGCGCTCTCCGGTGGAATTCGACTGTCTGGTGTAGCGAGCGCGCTCTTCCACCCGTGGGTGATTTCAGGCCTTGTGCTGTATTTCGCTGCAGCCTTGGTCTGGTTGCTCGTCCTCTCTAAAGTCGACGTGAGTCTGGCTTATCCGTTTGTAGGTTTGGGCTTTGTGATCACCATGGCTCTTGCCTGGGCCTTCTTGGGCGAAGCGGTCACAGCCACTCGGGTGACGGGAACGCTTTTGATTGCAGCGGGGGTCGCACTGCTGGCAATGCACTAGTGAATTTATTGGGTTGATCCACTTTCGTGGTTGGGGCGGCACCCAGGGTTTTGCAGCCCATACACCGATCTCGAATGCACCTTTCGATGCAGGATGCCCGAGTGAACCAAAGCGCAGTCACAGACAGGCGCCGCAAAGAGCACATCCTCTTTTTTCAACAATCCACAGCGAGTCAAAGCCATCTCCCAAGATTTGTTCGACCAGGACACCGATTGAGACTGTTTGAGCGCCGGATCAACAGATGAACCGATTTCTCGTGCGGCGACAAGCGCTCGCCTGGAGGTTGTATCGAAATGGGTGATTCCGACACCCCCCGGCCATATCGGCGGCAATAACCAGCAGACAGAACATGTACGAATCCTTTTACGAATTGAAAGAAAAGCCTTTCTCCATTCAGCCGGACCCCACCTTCCTTTACATGGGGAAGCGTCACTCGCTCGCCTACACCATGCTGGAGTATGCGATCCTTAACCGGGCGGGATTCACGGTGATTTGTGGCGATATCGGTTGTGGCAAAACCACGCTGATTCGCCGCCTGCTCGACGAACTGGGAGATGAGGTCAAAGTGGGGCTGGTGACCAATACACACCCCGACCTGGCCGATCTGACCGAGTGGATCATGCTGTCCTTTGGCCTGCCCTACGAGGGGCTTTCGCCCATCGCCCGATACGATGCGTTCCAGCGCTTCCTGATCAGCGAATATGCAAAGAACCACCGGGTGGTGCTCATCGTTGACGAGGCTCAAAACCTCAGCCCCGCCGCCATGGAGTCGCTGCGCATGCTCTCCAATATCAATGCCGACAAGGATCAGCTGCTGCAGATGGTGCTCGTCGGCCAACCCCAGCTGCGCGATCTGCTCAGGCGCCCGGAAATGCAACAGTTCGCCCAGCGGGTAGCGGCCGATTTCTATATTTCCCCACTGAATTCGGTGGAGGTCGGGGACTACATCCAGCATCGGCTGAAAGTGGCGGGACGGGATCGTCAGCTGTTCACGCCATACGCCACGGCCAAGATCGCCCGGGCAGCCCATGGCATTCCCCGCAGCATCAACATTCTTTGCGATATGGCCCTTGTCTACGGGTATGCCGCTGAAGCCCCTCTGATCGACGTTCACGTGGTCGATGAAGTGCTGCGCGACCGCAGTGAGTTCGGTGTACTCGGTGACACCAATTTCAACATCGTCCAACCCGGGGACAGCCAGTGGGGAGACAACCCCGTTTCCAAACCATTCGATCCCCCAAAAGTGTGACGTTACCCACGTCTGGTAACAAATTGTTGAGTCATAATGGTTTACCCGATGGGAGTAAGACCGGGTGTCCATACCTGAGAGATCTGTGTGACCACGCCTTCAGCCGCTTCGAACGACATTGCCATTGTCGGCATGGCAGCGCACCTGCCAGGTGCCGCCAACCCGACGGCCTATTGGTCCAACCTGCGCCAGGGGCTCGAGTCCATCCGGCGATTGACCGAGACCGAATTGCTGGCAGCTGGCGAAAGCCCGGAACGCATGCGGCACCGCAACTATGTGCCAGCGGCGGCGGTGCTTGACGGGTTTGAGCAGTTCGACGCCGATTTCTTCGGTTTCAGCCCCAAGGAAGCGGCCATCATGGACCCGCAGCACCGCCAGTTTCTGGAGGTGGCCTGGGAGGCTCTGGAAAACGCCGGGCACCCGCCCGAGACCTTTGCCGGCCCGATCGCGGTCTACGCCGGTTGCGGCATGGGCAGCTATTTCTACTTCAACATCTGCTCCAACCCCGACCTGGTGGCCAGCACGGGCATGTTCCTGCTGCGCCACACCGGCAACGACAAGGACTTCCTGTCCACCCGGGTGAGCCACATCTTTGACCTCAGAGGCCCGAGCGTCAACATCCAGACGGCCTGCTCGACCTCATTGGTGGCGGTGCACCATGCCTGCCAGTCCTTGCTGCTTGGCGAGTGCGACATGGCCCTCGCCGGCGGGGTGACGATCGAACTGCCCCATGCCCGCGGCTACATCTTCCAGGAGGGCGAAATTCTCTCGCCTGACGGACATTGCCACGCCTTCGACCACCGGGCCCAGGGCACCGTGTTCGGCTCTGGCGCGGGTGTGGTGGTGCTGCGCCGCCTGGAAGACGCTCTCAAGGACGGTGATCACATCTGGGCCGTGATCAAGGGAACGGCCGTCAACAACGACGGTGCGGCCAAGGCCGGCTATCTGGCCCCGAGCGTGGATGGTCAGGCCAAGGCGATTGCGGAGGCACAGGCCGTGGCCAGCGTGAGCGCCGACACCATCGACTACGTCGAATGCCACGGGACCGGCACCTACCTGGGCGACCCCATCGAGGTGGCCGCGCTGACGCAGGCCTTCCGCGAGACCACGCCGGACACCGGTTTCTGCCGGATCGGTTCGGTCAAGACCAACATCGGCCACACCGACACCGCCGCAGGCGTGGCCAGCCTGATCAAGGTCGCGCTGGCACTCAAGCACCGGGAGATTCCGCCGAGCCTGGGTTATGAACAGCCCAACCCGTCGATCGACTTTGACACCAGCCCTTTCCAGGTCAACCACACCCTGAGCCCATGGGTTTCGCACAAGGGGCCACGCCGCGCCGGGGTGAACTCCCTGGGCGTGGGCGGCACCAATGCGCACGCGGTGCTGGAAGAAGCCCCTGCCCGAGAGGCTTCCGATCCGTCCGACTGGCCATTCCAGCTGCTCGTGGTGTCGGGCCGCTCACGGGCGGCGCTCGACGCCAACGCCAAGGCCTTGGCCGCCCACCTGCGAGCCCACCCCGAACAGCCCTTGGCCGACGTGGCCTACACGCTCAAGCAAGGGCGCCGGGCCTTTGAGCACCGGCGCGTGCTGGTGGCGGAGAGCCATGAAGAGGCCGCCACCTTGCTCGAAGGCAGCGACACCCGCCGCGTGTTCAACCACAGCCACCTGGACGATCCCGAAGTGGTGTTCCTGTTCCCGGGCGGGGGTGCGCAATATGCCGGCATGGCGCGTGAACTCTATGCCACCGAGCCCGTGTTCCAGGACTGGATGGACCGCGGGCTGGACGTGCTGCAGAAACGACTGGATTACGACATCCGGGCCTTGTGGTTGCCGGAGCCTGAGCAGCATGCCGCAGCGGTCGAAAAACTCAGACGGCCTTCGGTTCAGCTGCCACTGATCATGATCGTGGAACACGCGCTGGCGCAGCTGTGGATGTCATGGGGGGTCAAGCCCGCTGCCCTGCTGGGTCACAGCATGGGCGAGAACACCGCCGCCTGCCTGGCGGGCGTGATGTCGTTCGAGGACTGCATCGGCCTGGTGCTGTTGCGCGGGCAACTCTTCGACACCGTGCCACGGGGAGGCATGCTCAGCGTGCCCCTGTCAGCGGATGAGGTGCGCGGCCTGCTGGGCCAGGAACTGGACATGGCCAGCGTGAACGCACCCGAGCTGTGCGTGGTGTCCGGGCCGCAGGATGCGCTGGACCGGCTGGAGGCTCAGTTGCGCGAACGCGAGATCGAGCCGCAACGGGTCCAGATCGACATCGCTGCGCATTCGCGCATGCTGGAACCGATCCTGGGCCGTTTCGAGGCCTACCTGCGCAGCATCCGCCTGAGCGCACCCAAGCTCCCCATCATTTCCAACCGCGACGGGCAGCCGCTGAGCGCTGCCGACGCCACCGATCCGATGTACTGGGTGCGGCACCTGCGCAGCACGGTGCATTTTGCCGATGGCCTGGCCACGCTGAAGAAGGAGAGCCACCGGGTGTACCTGGAGGTGGGCCCGGGCAAGGCGCTGGGTTCCCTGACACAGGCCAACGGCGTTCCTGCCTCGCAAGTGATCAACTCGCTGCGCCACGCCGACCATGCGGTGGCCGACGACGTGTGGTTCCTGGGCACATTGGGCCGGCTGTGGGCCACGGGCGTCCAGGTGGACTGGGAACCCATCTGGGGCGAAGCGCGCCGGCACCGCGTGCCCTTGCCCACGTATGCCTTTCAGCGCAAGCCCTACTTCATCGAGCCAGGCACGGCCCGCTCAGCGCCGGAGGCGGCGCCCCAGCTCGTGCGCACCGACGACATCAGCGCATGGGGTTACCAGCCGCGCTGGCGCCCTCGCCAGGCCAACATCGAGATCGATGTCACCCAGGACCTGGCCAGCACCGAACCACAAACCTGGCTGGTGTTTGCCGATGAGGCCGGCCTCAGTGACAAGCTGGTCGAACGCCTGCGCAGCGCTTCACACCGGGTCACGGTGGTGCGCTCGGGCGACCTGTTTGCGCGGTTGAACGAGTTCGAGTACCTGCTGGCACCGGAGCGAGGACGCGAAGGCTACGACGAACTGTTGCGCGATCTTGTCGCCACGGGCAACACGCCGCAGCAGATCGTGCACGCCTGGCTGGTCACGCAGGAGGAGCGCTTTCGCCCTGGCAGCAGCTTCTTTCACCGCAACCTGGAGCAGGGCTTTTTCAGCCTGCTCTTCCTGGCGCAGGCCATGGCCGGCGAAAACCTGCCCAAGCCCCAGCACCTGACCGTGTTGAGCTCCGGGGCCGTGCGGGTGCGCGACGAAGCCCTGCCCTACCCCGAAAAAGCCACGCTCATGGGCCCGGCCCGGGTGGCTCCGCGCGAACTGCCCGGCCTGACCTGTTCGGTGCTCGATGTGGTGCTGCCTGCCGTGGACAAGGGCTGGCGTGCCAGACCGGATGTGAATGCATTGAACGGTCTGGCCGACCGAGTGCTGGAAGACCTGTTTGCTGCACCCGACAACCGCGTGGCCGCCTTGCGGGCCGACAAGCGCTTCGAGCTGGGCTTTGCCCCTCTGCCCCTGGCGCCCACCGAAGGGCTCGCAGGGATCTCGCCAGGCTGCGTCTGCCTGGTCACCGGCGGCCTGGGTGGCATTGGCCTGACGCTGGCCGAGCGGTTGGCGCGAGAAAAACAGACCCGACTGGTGCTGATCGCACGCCAGGCCTTGCCCGGGTCCGACACCTGGGACGCGCGGCTGCGCAGCGGCGACCCGCTGGACCCGGTGGTGCAGCGCATCCTGGCGGTGCGCCGCTTGGAGAGCCTGGGAGCCGAGGTGCTGGTGGTTGCCGCCGACGTGTGCAACGTCAAGGACATGCGGGCGGCCGCCGATCAGGCGAAGCAGCGCTTCGGACGCATCGAGGTGGTGATCCACGCTGCCGGTGTGGTCGATGACGGCCCGCTGATGACCAAGACCTCGGGCGGCGTGGAAGAGGTGTTTGCGCCCAAGGTGCACGGGGTGCAAATCCTTCACGACCTGTTCCCCGACGGCAGCATCGACCGGCTGGTCCTGTTCTCCTCGACCAGCACGGTGACCGCACCGGCGGGTCAGGTCGACTATGTGGCCGCCAACGAATACCTCAATGCCTATGCCCGAAGCCGCGCGGGGGGACGAACCCAGGTGCTGGCGATCGACTGGGGCATCTGGAACGAGGTGGGCATGGCCGCGAAAGCGATGGCCAGCCGCCTGGGCGAAGCGGCACCGCTCCCCCGCCACCCGGCCGGCAGCCCGCTGCTGGACGAGGCCACCTTCGACGCCACCGGCCACCGGATGTTCACCGCCACCTGGCAAACCGAAGGCCGCTGGATTCTCGACGGCCACCGCACCAAGGCCGGACAGGCCTTGCTGCCCGGCACCGGTTACCTCGAACTGGCCGCCGAGGCCCTGCGCGGCAACGGCGAAACAGGGCCGTTCTCGATCAAGGACCTTTACTTCTTCCGCCCCCTGGAGGTCCACGACGGTCAGACCCGCGACGTGCGCGTGAAGCTGGCGCGCAGCGACGAAGGTTATGCCCTGGAGGTGCGCAGTGACGTGCTGTTTGAAGGCCGCAAGGGCTTCCAGCTCAACGCACAGGCCACGCTGGTCCCCGGTGCACTGCCCGGCGCCGGACGGGTGGACACTGCCGCGCTGCAGGCCCGCTGCCCGCATCACCGTGCCGAGGACGCCGATGGGCTGCGCTCGCCTCAAGAGGAACACCTGAACTTCGGCCCACGCTGGCGGGTGTTGCAGTCGGTGGCCTACGGGGAGGGCGAAGGCATCGCCCGCCTGAAACTGCCACCGGCTTTCGACAACGACCTTGCGGAGGGTTACCTCCTGCACCCGGCGCTGCTGGACCTGGCCACCGGCTGGGCCATGCACCTGATCGATGGCTACAAACCCGACCACCTGTGGGTGCCGGTGTCGTACCGGTCGGTGAACGTGCACCGGCCCTTGCCGGGCACCGTGTGGAGCTGGGTCCGCAACGCGCAGGACAACCGCTCCGACGCACCGTTCGCGGTCTTTGACGTGACGCTGTGTGACGCGCAGGGCGAGGTCTGCGTGGAGGTGCAAGGCTTCTCGATCAAGCGCCTGGAAGAAGGCGGCTTTTTGGCCTCGGGCAGCCGGCTCGATGCGCGCGAACTGGTGTTCGAGGACACGGGCGGAGCCGGAGCGCACACCAAGCTGTCCCCGGCCGAAGAGCAACTCCAGTACAGCATGTCGCAAGGCATCCTCCCGCACGAAGGCGCAGACGCGTTCGGGCGCGCGCTGGCCACCGGTCTGCCGCAGGTGGTCATTTCCTCGATGAACCTGGACGCGCTGGTGCGAAAGGCGGGCGAGGTCGCCGCGAACGACGCAGGCTCCGGACAGAAGTTCCAGCGCCCCGACCTCGACAGCGACTATGTGGCGCCAGGCAACGATGTGGAGCGCACGCTGGTGGGCTTCTGGGAAGAGCTGCTCGGCGTCGATCAGGTGGGCGTGCAGGACAGCTTTTTTGATCTCGGCGGGCACTCGCTGATCGCGGTGCGCCTGTTCGCGATGATCAAGAAGGCCTACCGGGTCGAGTTCCCGATCTCTGTGTTGTTTGAAGCGCCGACCATCGCGCTGTGCGCGGCGATGATCCGGGAGCAGATCGGCGACAGTGGTTCAGAGGACGCGGCGCCTTCCGCCGGGAGCGGCGGCGCAGCACCGCAAGCCCGGCGCCGCTTCGTCCACTTGGTCCCCATGCACGACGGTGAAGGCGGTGAGCGCACGCCCTTCTTCCTGGTGGCGGGCATGTTCGGCAACGTGCTGAACCTGCGGCACCTGGCCCGCTTGCTGGGCGCCGACCGGCCTTTCTACGGCCTGCAGGCTCGTGGCCTCTACGGAGACCAGGCGCCCCACGAGACGTTTGAGGAAGCGGCGGCCGACTACATCGCTGAAATGCGCCAGGTCCAACCGAACGGCCCCTACCTGCTGGGTGGTTTCTCGGGCGGAGGCATCACGGCCTTTGAGATCGCCCGTCAGCTGGAGTCCGCCGGTGAGAAAGTCAGCCTGCTGGTGCTTCTGGACACGCCGCTGCCTGTGAGTCCATCGATCAACCGCGTCGACAAGACCATCATCAAGTTGGCGGAATTGCGCAAGAAGGGCGCAGGTTTCTTGTGGACATGGGCGCTTGGACGCGTCCGGTGGGAGCTCAACCGGTTTCGCAACAGAAATGTGCCGCCCATCCAGCCCCGGACCAACCAGCTGAACAACGAAGCGATCCAGGCGGCCTTCCTGGCCGCCCTTCCCCGCTACAAATTGCACGTCTGGAACGGGTCTGCGGTGCTGTTCCGCCCGCCTCTCGACCTGCAATGGAAGGTCTCTGGTGGACGCTGGGTCAGCGCAGAAAGGGCATATGTCCATGCCGACAACGACTGGACCCGCTTCATGCCGGCTCTGCGCGTGCTGGAAGTGCCGGGCGACCACGACTCCATGGTGCTGGAACCCAATGTGCGCGTGATGGCCAGCCTGCTGAAGGGCTGCATCGAAGAAGCCCAACGACCCGGGACACACGCATGAACCAGCCATTGGGTCCAAGCGTGCTGACCATCGTGCTCAACTACCGCACACCCCTGCTGACGTTGCGGGCGGTGGAGGCGGCCCTGAGGGAAATGGAAGGGCTGGCCGGTGCTCTCACGATCGTCGACAACGATTCGGGAGATGGGTCGTACGAGACCCTGACGCGGGCGGTACAGGAACGCGGCTGGAGCCGGGTGCGGGTGCTGCAATCGGGTCACAACGGCGGTTACGGGGCCGGCAACAACTTTGGCATCCGCCAAGGGCTGCCCGATGGATCACCGCCCGACTACATCTACATCCTCAACTCCGACGCCTTTCCTGAGCCAGGTGCCATTCGAGTATTGGCCGAGCATCTGCAGGCCCATCCCCAGGTGGGTTTCGCCGGCAGCCGCTTGCACGGGGAAGACGGCGTCTACCACCAGACGGCGTTCCGGTTCCCGACCGTTTTCAGCGAGTTCGAGGGGGCGGCGGTGACCGGCCCCATCTCCCGCCTGCTTCGGCGCTACATCGTGGCCCTGCCGGAACCCACGGAAGCGCAGGAGGTGGACTGGATGGCCGGTGCGAGCCTGATGGTGCGCCACCGTACTTTCGAGGAGGCCGGTGGATTCGATGAGCGTTTCTTTCTCTATTTCGAAGAAACCGATCTGTGCCTGCGCGCACGTCGAGCGGGCTGGCTGTCCGTCTACCTGCCACAAAGCCGCGTCATGCACATCGGGTCGGTCTCCACCGGCATGAAGACCTGGAAGCGGATGCCCCCTTTCTGGTTCGATTCGCGCCTGTGGTACTTCACGAAGAACCACGGCGTGCTCTATGCAGCCACCGCCACGGTGGCCTACGTCGCTGGCGCGGCGATCTCAAAGGCGCGTCAGGTTGTCGGGAGCAGGGGCAACGGCCAGCCTCAGCACTTCCTTGGGGACCTGGTCTCGCACGCCCTGCGCTGCGCCTGGCACCGCCGTCTCGTCGGGCGCACCAGCGGCACATCCGTCTGACCTCTCAGTTTTCGCGATTTCCGGAGTTTTCCATGAGCAATTTTTCCTGTGTGGTGATGGGCAACGAGTCTCTGCTGATTCAGTGCGTGGAACGGCTGCTGCAAGGCGGCGACCGGGTCCACGCGGTGATCACGCGCAATCCGGACATCCGCTCCTGGGCGATGGGCCGCGACCTGCGCGTGGAAGCCCCCGGGGAGGGGCTCGCCGAACGGCTGGCCGGCGTGGGTTTCGACTGGCTGTTCAGCATCGCCAACCTCTCGGTCATTCCCCAGGCGGTGCTGGATCAGGCGGCACGCGGCGCCATCAACTTCCACGACGGCCCCCTGCCGCGCCATGCCGGCCTGAATGCGCCGGTGTGGGCGATCCTGGCGCGCGAGAAACAGCACGGTGTGACCTGGCACATGATCGAAGGCGGCATCGACGAGGGCGACATCGTCAAGCAGCAGCTGTTCGAGATGGCACCCAACGAGACCGCGCTGACCCTGAACACGCGTTGCTACGAAGCCGCCATGGAGAGCTTCTCCGAATTGCTGGTCGATCTGCACGGCCCCGGCCCGCAGCGCCAACGGCAGGACCTGAGCCAGCGCAGCTACCACGCGCGGCTGGACCGCCCTGCTGCTGCCGCCCGCATCGACCTGGCTCGGCCCGCCGACGAGGTGGTGGCCCTGGTGGGTGCGCTGGACCACGGCAGCTACTGGAACCCGATGACCTGCCCCAAACTGGTGGTGGGCGAACGGGTTCTGCTTGTGTCCGCCGCGGCCACCGAGGCCGGCTTGGCAGCGGCAGAACCGGGCGAGGTGCTGGAAGCAAGCATGGGAGGGCTGGTGGTGGGTACCGGTTCGGTGCCGGTGCGCCTCACGGGTCTGAGAGACCTCCAGGGCGTTGCCGTGTGCCCGACGACCGTGGCGAAGCCAGGGGACCGCTTGCCCCTGCTCGACGCCGACACGGCCAGGACACTCACCGAGGCCATGGCACGCGTGGTGGGCGGGGAAGCCACCTGGCGCCGCTGCCTGCAGGCGCCGGAAGGCATCGATCTGCCATTCGTGGCTTCCGCCTCGGGCCCCGCTCGCTGGCAGGCCATGTCCATGACGGCGCCCGCCAGCCTGTCGGGCGATCGCCTGCTGGCCGCGGTGGCCGCCTGGGTGGCGCGCGTCAGCGGCAAAAGCAGCTTCGACCTGGCCTTCCGCGATGCCGAGGCCCCACGGGCGAGTGGTTACCTGTCGACCTGGGTGCCGCTGCGCCTCACGGCAGCCGGCGACGCTCCCTTCTCCGCCCTCGCGGCGCAATGTGCCGAAGCCCTGGTGGCGGCCCGACGAGCACCCGCCTTTGCGCTCGATCTGGTCGCTCGCGACCCGGCGATCAAGGCGCTGACCGTGCCCCAGGTCGGGCTGGCAACGGGCGGAGAAGCAGCGGGTGTCGAGGGCACCGCGATCACGGTCCAGGTCACCGCCCCCGGCGCGCTGACCGTGTGGCACGACGAAGCCCGTTTGACCGGCGAAGCGGCATCGACCCTGGCCCAGCGCCTGCAGCGCGTGCTGGACGCCCTGGGCGATCCGGCGGCCCAGGAGACCGCGCTCGGCAGCCTGCCCGTCATGAGCCCGGACGAGCGCGAACAGGTGCTCTACGGCTGGAACGACACCCGTTGCGACTACGAACGCCAGACCTGCGTGCACCAGTTCTTCGAGCAGCAGGTGCAGCGGACACCCGATGCCACGGCGGTGGTGTTCGAAGGAGAGGCCCTGAGCTACGCGCAGCTCAACCGGCGCGCCAGCCAGGTCGCCCATCGCCTCATGTCCATGGGCGTCCTGCCCGGCACCCTGGTCGGCCTGTACACACCCCGCTCGCTGGACCTGCTGGTCGGCGCCCTGGCGATCCAGAAGGCGGGCGGCGGCTATGTGCCGCTGGACCCGGCCTACCCGCCCGACCGCATCGCCCTCTACATCGAGGACAGCGGTGCCCCGGTGATCATTGCCCAGTCCACACTGGTCGACAGCCTGCCGCCCCACCAGGCGAAGGTGCTGGTGATCGACGACGATCCGGCCATTGCGCAGCAGCCCGACACCGATCCGGCCAGCGGCGTCAGCCCGTCCGACATCGCCTACATGATCTACACCTCGGGCTCCACCGGCCGCCCCAAGGGCGTGATGGTCGAGCACCGCAATGTGGCCAATTTCTTCCGAGGCATGGACGACCGCATCCGCCACGACCCGCCCGGCG
This window harbors:
- a CDS encoding EamA family transporter, whose product is MTSLAQIILKFGMSSPEVARALSGGIRLSGVASALFHPWVISGLVLYFAAALVWLLVLSKVDVSLAYPFVGLGFVITMALAWAFLGEAVTATRVTGTLLIAAGVALLAMH
- a CDS encoding ExeA family protein, which produces MYESFYELKEKPFSIQPDPTFLYMGKRHSLAYTMLEYAILNRAGFTVICGDIGCGKTTLIRRLLDELGDEVKVGLVTNTHPDLADLTEWIMLSFGLPYEGLSPIARYDAFQRFLISEYAKNHRVVLIVDEAQNLSPAAMESLRMLSNINADKDQLLQMVLVGQPQLRDLLRRPEMQQFAQRVAADFYISPLNSVEVGDYIQHRLKVAGRDRQLFTPYATAKIARAAHGIPRSINILCDMALVYGYAAEAPLIDVHVVDEVLRDRSEFGVLGDTNFNIVQPGDSQWGDNPVSKPFDPPKV
- a CDS encoding type I polyketide synthase; its protein translation is MTTPSAASNDIAIVGMAAHLPGAANPTAYWSNLRQGLESIRRLTETELLAAGESPERMRHRNYVPAAAVLDGFEQFDADFFGFSPKEAAIMDPQHRQFLEVAWEALENAGHPPETFAGPIAVYAGCGMGSYFYFNICSNPDLVASTGMFLLRHTGNDKDFLSTRVSHIFDLRGPSVNIQTACSTSLVAVHHACQSLLLGECDMALAGGVTIELPHARGYIFQEGEILSPDGHCHAFDHRAQGTVFGSGAGVVVLRRLEDALKDGDHIWAVIKGTAVNNDGAAKAGYLAPSVDGQAKAIAEAQAVASVSADTIDYVECHGTGTYLGDPIEVAALTQAFRETTPDTGFCRIGSVKTNIGHTDTAAGVASLIKVALALKHREIPPSLGYEQPNPSIDFDTSPFQVNHTLSPWVSHKGPRRAGVNSLGVGGTNAHAVLEEAPAREASDPSDWPFQLLVVSGRSRAALDANAKALAAHLRAHPEQPLADVAYTLKQGRRAFEHRRVLVAESHEEAATLLEGSDTRRVFNHSHLDDPEVVFLFPGGGAQYAGMARELYATEPVFQDWMDRGLDVLQKRLDYDIRALWLPEPEQHAAAVEKLRRPSVQLPLIMIVEHALAQLWMSWGVKPAALLGHSMGENTAACLAGVMSFEDCIGLVLLRGQLFDTVPRGGMLSVPLSADEVRGLLGQELDMASVNAPELCVVSGPQDALDRLEAQLREREIEPQRVQIDIAAHSRMLEPILGRFEAYLRSIRLSAPKLPIISNRDGQPLSAADATDPMYWVRHLRSTVHFADGLATLKKESHRVYLEVGPGKALGSLTQANGVPASQVINSLRHADHAVADDVWFLGTLGRLWATGVQVDWEPIWGEARRHRVPLPTYAFQRKPYFIEPGTARSAPEAAPQLVRTDDISAWGYQPRWRPRQANIEIDVTQDLASTEPQTWLVFADEAGLSDKLVERLRSASHRVTVVRSGDLFARLNEFEYLLAPERGREGYDELLRDLVATGNTPQQIVHAWLVTQEERFRPGSSFFHRNLEQGFFSLLFLAQAMAGENLPKPQHLTVLSSGAVRVRDEALPYPEKATLMGPARVAPRELPGLTCSVLDVVLPAVDKGWRARPDVNALNGLADRVLEDLFAAPDNRVAALRADKRFELGFAPLPLAPTEGLAGISPGCVCLVTGGLGGIGLTLAERLAREKQTRLVLIARQALPGSDTWDARLRSGDPLDPVVQRILAVRRLESLGAEVLVVAADVCNVKDMRAAADQAKQRFGRIEVVIHAAGVVDDGPLMTKTSGGVEEVFAPKVHGVQILHDLFPDGSIDRLVLFSSTSTVTAPAGQVDYVAANEYLNAYARSRAGGRTQVLAIDWGIWNEVGMAAKAMASRLGEAAPLPRHPAGSPLLDEATFDATGHRMFTATWQTEGRWILDGHRTKAGQALLPGTGYLELAAEALRGNGETGPFSIKDLYFFRPLEVHDGQTRDVRVKLARSDEGYALEVRSDVLFEGRKGFQLNAQATLVPGALPGAGRVDTAALQARCPHHRAEDADGLRSPQEEHLNFGPRWRVLQSVAYGEGEGIARLKLPPAFDNDLAEGYLLHPALLDLATGWAMHLIDGYKPDHLWVPVSYRSVNVHRPLPGTVWSWVRNAQDNRSDAPFAVFDVTLCDAQGEVCVEVQGFSIKRLEEGGFLASGSRLDARELVFEDTGGAGAHTKLSPAEEQLQYSMSQGILPHEGADAFGRALATGLPQVVISSMNLDALVRKAGEVAANDAGSGQKFQRPDLDSDYVAPGNDVERTLVGFWEELLGVDQVGVQDSFFDLGGHSLIAVRLFAMIKKAYRVEFPISVLFEAPTIALCAAMIREQIGDSGSEDAAPSAGSGGAAPQARRRFVHLVPMHDGEGGERTPFFLVAGMFGNVLNLRHLARLLGADRPFYGLQARGLYGDQAPHETFEEAAADYIAEMRQVQPNGPYLLGGFSGGGITAFEIARQLESAGEKVSLLVLLDTPLPVSPSINRVDKTIIKLAELRKKGAGFLWTWALGRVRWELNRFRNRNVPPIQPRTNQLNNEAIQAAFLAALPRYKLHVWNGSAVLFRPPLDLQWKVSGGRWVSAERAYVHADNDWTRFMPALRVLEVPGDHDSMVLEPNVRVMASLLKGCIEEAQRPGTHA
- a CDS encoding UbiA family prenyltransferase, producing the protein MERESDCGRAATALCVDLDGTLIRSDLTFESLLAAVKGRPWLVLLLPWWMLKGRSHMKAQLAKHAQPDVAVLPYRSEVIELIRQARQDGRRVLLVTGSHIGLAKKVADHVGLFDDVLGSTPDCNLIGGQKAVLLERQFGAGRFEYVANGRVDIAVWVRAGGAVTVNAPRSVVREVAAMGIPHRDIPQPPTDWRTWLRAIRLQQWLKNLLLFVPVMTAHEVLNWEALAAAALAFVCFGACASATYIINDLLDLDADRHHHKKRNRPFAAGAIDIRAGIAAASLLLLTGLGLSLLLPGGFQVALVAYLVVTLLYSLRLKRVASLDVIVLAGLYTLRIIAGAFAASISLSFWLLAFSMFIFLSLAMVKRVAELVEVRKEEQIIGKVLGKLRGREYATEDTMMLQGLGAASGYLSVLVLALYIHSPEVTELYRTPELLWLIAPLMLLWVTRLWMVTARGYMDEDPIFFAVKDPETWATGAMVVGILIAATVMQL